From a region of the Sesamum indicum cultivar Zhongzhi No. 13 linkage group LG3, S_indicum_v1.0, whole genome shotgun sequence genome:
- the LOC105156982 gene encoding probable membrane-associated kinase regulator 1 encodes MGHRTAKRHHSTTKSYTLPSSPTHSSSSSDFEFTISISPRKSSAAFRPADELFYKGQLLPLHLSPRISMVRTLLLSSSSSSSSDTTTTASRDSTASHSSTDSSSNTDLLRHLDCDSARPSSVSDDELKRLTNSSYNTRSKPSSSKYFSLPKLSSVFRKEQKNPPTPPPPSGGAAVKRVSSTAKEVIRKYLKKVKPLYEKLSQKQQKISPPPTPTPTPPPPPPSSRNPRSANTTLLFTMKDQELNYLKENRHTTISHSFSGNLQRLYPRSTRSYISSCPSSMRSSPSHGRNGVESGFGYTQMGRAGSGTYHSDASSMEELQSAIQGAIAHCKNSMLQ; translated from the coding sequence ATGGGCCACCGCACGGCGAAGCGCCACCACTCCACCACCAAGTCTTACACCCTCCCCTCCTCCCCCACccactcctcctcctcctccgaCTTCGAGTTCACCATCTCCATCTCCCCCCGGAAATCCTCCGCTGCCTTCCGCCCCGCTGACGAGCTCTTCTACAAAGGCCAGCTTCTTCCCCTCCACCTCTCCCCCCGCATCTCCATGGTCCGAACCCTCCtcctctcctcctcctcctcctcctcctccgaCACCACCACCACTGCATCCCGCGACTCCACCGCCTCTCACTCCTCCACCGATTCCTCCTCCAATACCGACCTCCTCCGCCACCTCGACTGCGACTCCGCCCGCCCCAGCTCCGTCTCTGACGACGAACTCAAACGCCTCACCAACAGCAGCTACAACACAAGATCAaaaccatcatcatcaaagTACTTCTCTCTCCCGAAACTCTCCTCCGTCTTCCGGAAAGAACAGAAGAACCCCCCTACCCCACCGCCCCCCTCCGGCGGCGCGGCCGTGAAGCGGGTCAGCTCCACAGCGAAAGAAGTCATCCGCAAGTACCTGAAAAAAGTGAAGCCCTTATACGAAAAGCTCTCCCAAAAGCAGCAGAAAATATCTCCGCCGCCAACACCAACACCAACCccaccgccaccgccaccGTCATCAAGAAACCCCAGATCGGCGAACACGACTCTGCTATTCACGATGAAAGATCAAGAACTGAACTACCTAAAGGAGAATCGTCACACAACTATTTCACATTCTTTCTCTGGGAATCTGCAGAGGTTATACCCAAGATCAACTCGAAGCTACATCTCGAGCTGCCCGTCGTCGATGAGGTCGTCACCCAGCCATGGCAGAAACGGGGTTGAATCCGGGTTCGGGTACACCCAAATGGGCCGGGCGGGGTCGGGTACGTACCACTCGGATGCTTCATCAATGGAGGAGCTGCAGAGTGCAATCCAGGGTGCAATTGCTCATTGTAAGAATTCCATGCTTCAGTAA